In Carassius auratus strain Wakin chromosome 49, ASM336829v1, whole genome shotgun sequence, one DNA window encodes the following:
- the LOC113066277 gene encoding brother of CDO-like produces the protein MSGILDWIPWERKRKIRVLCALGALLCCLKDSAAVRDDVPIFTEEPLSVVQKLGGSVTLRCSALPNHVNISWRLNGRELPTGRDEELGVLVWPGSLYIPSLTNLTVGRYQCVATTSMGSCASVLANVTAAKLRDFEPDDQQEIEVDEGNTAVIECHLPESQPKAQVRYSVKQEWLETSKGNYLIMPSGNLQIANATRDDEGPYKCAAYNPVTQEVKTSISADRLRIRRSTSEAARIIYPPASRSIMVNKGQRLVLECVASGIPTPHVTWAKDGLDLRNHNSTRFLLSNLLIDAVSESDSGTYMCHADNGIGVASSARVLYDVQVFEPPQVRVELQKQDVAWGDTVRFSCQVTGKPTPTVVWLHNAQPLSPSPRHRMSSQVLRVLSVGPQDDGMYQCLAENGVGSSQAATRLLTGPIVSVPSRSDKLPLIRPLSPDKVLREQPPLKPMATSAVLPFDCSEVRVSPAEAPVILSQPRTGKADYYELTWKPRHDGGVPVLEYVVKYRKAGESPGEWTTNTISGSQLKLTLTKLQPASLYEVEMAAKNCAGLGQPAMMTFRTGKWRRGGPIGPPKTPAVSPRLLPPEAPDRPTVSMATETSAYVTWIPRGNRGFPIQSFHVEYKKLRKGSGEWKMAVNNIPPSRLSVEIADLEKGTSYKFRVLAVNVLGASSPSAPSKAYTVVGSGLPNRRPIDGPYITYNEAINETTIILKWTYTSVNNTPIFGFYIFYRPTDSDNDSDYKKDIVEGDRYWHSITDLQPETAYDIKMQCFNGGGESEFGNVVIMETKARPHQRTIPPETSSSRPDHPGNPVPRPGDRPYRIVCVVLGALVFIIVAFITICLCRVWAKQKQTLDMRFPALAATVSPCQYTMVPLQGLALGRPCPVDPNLTPAHTIYAPKAEYIPNGKHTTQHLPGHQDDADFELECDALLPQKLPNPQPHIHNCCNGVPGCPEEGCCVPDDSPWQVLSLSDPTQPSQSPDSIQPLTEAVHIEGELTSDLSLLTTVDAGTDRLLQDAEQHKVGTAQNMKLLEEEGTQDPKDG, from the exons ATGTCTGGGATATTGGATTGGATACCCTGGGAAAGAAAGCGGAAGATTCGAGTGCTGTGTGCCCTGGGTGCGCTGCTGTGCTGCCTGAAGGATAGTGCAGCTGTTAGAG ATGACGTCCCTATCTTCACAGAGGAGCCTCTCTCGGTGGTACAGAAACTGGGGGGCAGCGTGACCCTGCGCTGCAGCGCCCTGCCCAACCATGTCAACATCAGCTGGCGTTTGAACGGCAGAGAGCTCCCAACTGGACGCGATGAGGAGCTGGGAGTGCTGGTGTGGCCCGGTTCGCTCTACATCCCCTCCCTTACAAACCTCACCGTGGGCAGATACCAGTGTGTGGCCACCACCAGCATGGGGTCCTGCGCTAGCGTGCTGGCCAACGTTACTGCAGcta AATTGCGGGATTTTGAGCCAGATGACCAGCAGGAGATTGAGGTGGATGAAGGGAACACAGCAGTGATCGAGTGTCATCTGCCTGAGAGTCAGCCGAAAGCTCAGGTCCgctacagtgtcaaacaggagtGGCTGGAGACATCTAAAG GGAATTACTTGATCATGCCATCAGGAAACCTTCAGATAGCCAATGCTACACGGGATGATGAGGGTCCTTACAAATGTGCTGCTTACAATCCTGTCACCCAGGAAGTAAAAACCTCCATCTCTGCTGATCGTCTTAGAATACGGC GTTCAACATCTGAGGCTGCACGCATCATCTATCCACCTGCGTCTCGGTCCATTATGGTGAATAAAGGCCAGAGGCTTGTGCTTGAGTGTGTGGCTAGCGGCATTCCCACTCCACATGTCACATGGGCTAAAGATGGTCTGGACTTGCGAAATCATAACAGCACCCGCTTCTTGCTTAGCAACTTGTTGATTGATGCAGTAAGCGAGAGTGACTCCGGGACTTACATGTGTCATGCTGATAACGGCATCGGCGTTGCGAGTTCTGCCAGGGTGCTGTACGACGTGCAGGTGTTTG AGCCTCCCCAGGTGCGTGTTGAGCTGCAGAAGCAAGACGTTGCATGGGGCGACACGGTGCGTTTCAGCTGTCAGGTGACGGGCAAGCCCACACCCACTGTGGTGTGGCTCCACAACGCTCAGCCTCTGAGCCCGTCCCCACGGCATCGGATGTCCTCGCAGGTGCTGCGTGTGCTTAGTGTCGGGCCGCAGGACGATGGCATGTACCAGTGCTTGGCGGAGAATGGTGTGGGCAGCTCACAGGCAGCCACAAGACTCCTCACTGGCCCAATAG TTTCAGTGCCCTCAAGATCAGACAAGCTGCCCCTGATTCGCCCTCTGAGCCCAGATAAGGTGTTGCGGGAACAGCCACCATTGAAGCCCATGGCCACCAGTGCAGTGCTGCCTTTCGACTGCTCTGAGGTCAGAGTCTCCCCAGCTGAAGCACCAGTCATCCTGAGTCAGCCACGAACAGGAAAGGCCGACTACTATGAGCTCACCTGGAAACCCCGTCATGATGGAGGAGTTCCTGTGTTGGAGTATGTCGTCAAGTACAGAAAG GCTGGAGAATCTCCCGGAGAGTGGACCACTAACACCATTTCAGGCTCCCAGCTCAAGCTTACACTGACCAAACTGCAGCCTGCTAGCCTCTATGAAGTGGAGATGGCCGCTAAGAACTGCGCTGGACTTGGGCAGCCTGCGATGATGACTTTTAGAACAGGCAAAT GGCGAAGAGGGGGACCCATAGGCCCTCCAAAAACACCAGCGGTGTCACCTCGACTCTTGC CTCCAGAAGCTCCAGACAGACCCACCGTCTCCATGGCCACAGAGACCTCAGCCTATGTGACGTGGATCCCTCGTGGGAACCGCGGATTCCCCATCCAGTCGTTCCATGTGGAGTACAAGAAACTGAGGAAAGGCAGTGGAGAGTGGAAAATGGCTGTGAACAACATCCCTCCTTCTCGACTGTCAGTCGAGATAGCAGACCTGGAGAAAG GAACATCATACAAGTTCAGAGTCTTGGCTGTTAATGTGTTGGGAGCGAGTTCACCAAGCGCTCCCTCTAAAGCCTACACAGTGGTGGGCAGCGGTCTACCAAACCGACGTCCCATCGATGGACCCTACATCACCTATAATGAAGCCATCAATGAGACCACAATCATACTGAAGTGGACG TACACATCAGTCAATAACACTCCCATTTTTGGCTTCTACATCTTCTACCGACCCACCGATAGTGACAATGACAGTGACTACAAAAAGGACATAGTGGAAG GTGACCGATATTGGCATTCCATCACTGACCTACAGCCTGAGACGGCTTATGACATTAAGATGCAGTGTTTCAACGGAGGAGGCGAGAGTGAGTTTGGAAATGTCGTCATCATGGAAACTAAAG CTCGCCCTCACCAGAGGACCATACCTCCAGAGACATCGTCGTCCAGGCCCGACCATCCAGGAAACCCTGTTCCCCGGCCTGGTGATCGGCCTTACCGGATTGTGTGCGTTGTTCTTGGAGCACTAGTTTTCATCATTGTGGCCTTCATCACAATCTGTCTGTGCAGAGTTTGGGCCAAACAAA AACAAACTTTAGACATGCGCTTTCCAGCATTGGCAGCTACAGTTTCTCCATGCCAGTACACCATGGTACCGCTGCAAGGACTGGCTCTTGGTCGACCCTGTCCTGTAGACCCCAACCTGACCCCTGCCCACACTATCTATGCTCCTAAAGCAGAATATATTCCCAATGGGAAACATACTACACAACACCTTCCTGGACACCAG GACGATGCTGATTTTGAGTTGGAGTGCGATGCATTGTTGCCTCAGAAACTTCCCAATCCGCAACCACATATCCACAATTGCTGTAACGG GGTGCCTGGCTGTCCTGAAGAGGGATGCTGTGTGCCTGATGATTCCCCCTGGCAGGTCCTTAGTTTATCGGACCCTACGCAGCCATCTCAGAGTCCTGACTCCATACAGCCACTTACTGAAGCAGTTCACATAGAAGGGGAGCTCACTAGCG ACTTGTCCCTGTTAACAACAGTTGATGCAGGCACAGACCGGTTGCTCCAAGATGCTGAGCAACACAAAGTGGGAACAGCTCAGAACATGAAACTACTTGAGGAAGAAGGGACACAAGATCCAAAAGATGGatga